From a single Sphingobium sp. genomic region:
- a CDS encoding aspartate aminotransferase family protein — translation MFPDQGSKSSRLFERALKVMPGGNSRHTVYFPPYPIYAASAQGARVTDVDGVTRLDFINNYSSLIHGHCHPEVTEAIQRQAARLTAISLPTESEIELAEIICERLPSVEQVRFANSGTEGVMMAIKTARAYTGRRIIAKIEGAYHGGDDTAAVSTYPHPAKLAEPEAGIGIPEVGSGPGTAADVLVLQMNDVEGGRKLLRAHGAELAAVLVDPLVKNLAYQPASLEFLTMLREETRALGALLIFDEVYSLRLGYGGAQEAIGIMADITAMGKIIGGGLPVGAVGGSAEIMSAVYDQRKGKARVTHGGTYNANPLTMAAGVVAMRLFDRAAFDRLSGLGDRLRDGLNQAIAATGAHAMVRGAASIVGLFHTVADGATYRDLIRTSMANPGMGAKAETFFHHMLNNGVLMGAPGFFVLSTANTEADIDHVVEQAYEAFKIIGKQAA, via the coding sequence ATGTTTCCGGATCAAGGTTCAAAATCGAGCAGGCTGTTCGAGCGTGCGCTCAAGGTCATGCCGGGCGGAAATTCGCGGCATACGGTCTATTTCCCGCCCTATCCGATCTATGCGGCGAGCGCGCAGGGCGCGCGGGTAACCGATGTGGACGGCGTGACCCGGCTGGATTTCATCAATAATTACTCGTCCCTGATTCACGGCCACTGCCATCCCGAAGTGACCGAAGCGATCCAGCGCCAGGCCGCGCGGCTGACAGCCATTTCCCTACCCACCGAAAGCGAAATCGAACTGGCCGAAATCATCTGCGAACGCCTCCCTTCGGTCGAGCAGGTTCGCTTTGCCAATTCCGGGACGGAAGGGGTGATGATGGCGATCAAGACCGCCCGCGCCTATACCGGCCGGCGGATCATCGCCAAGATCGAAGGCGCCTATCATGGCGGCGACGACACTGCCGCGGTGAGCACTTATCCCCACCCGGCCAAGCTGGCCGAACCCGAAGCGGGCATTGGCATTCCGGAAGTCGGATCAGGCCCCGGTACGGCAGCAGACGTCCTGGTCCTGCAGATGAACGATGTGGAAGGCGGCCGCAAATTGCTGCGTGCGCATGGCGCGGAGCTGGCGGCGGTTCTGGTTGATCCGCTGGTCAAGAACCTCGCCTATCAGCCCGCGTCGCTCGAATTCCTAACCATGCTGCGCGAAGAAACCCGCGCCCTTGGCGCTCTGCTGATCTTCGATGAAGTATATAGCCTGCGTCTCGGCTATGGCGGTGCACAGGAAGCCATTGGAATAATGGCGGATATTACCGCAATGGGCAAGATCATCGGAGGAGGCCTGCCTGTTGGTGCCGTCGGCGGTTCGGCAGAAATCATGTCGGCGGTTTACGATCAGCGCAAGGGCAAGGCCCGGGTTACACATGGCGGCACCTACAACGCCAACCCGCTGACAATGGCTGCTGGCGTTGTCGCCATGCGCCTGTTTGACCGCGCCGCCTTCGACCGCCTGAGTGGCCTTGGAGACCGGCTCCGCGATGGCCTGAACCAAGCCATTGCCGCGACCGGAGCCCACGCCATGGTGCGCGGGGCCGCCTCAATCGTCGGGCTGTTCCACACCGTAGCGGATGGGGCGACCTATCGCGATCTGATCCGCACCAGCATGGCCAACCCCGGCATGGGGGCGAAAGCCGAAACCTTTTTCCATCATATGCTGAACAACGGCGTCCTGATGGGCGCGCCAGGCTTCTTTGTGCTCTCTACTGCGAATACCGAAGCCGACATCGATCATGTTGTCGAGCAGGCCTACGAAGCGTTCAAGATAATCGGAAAGCAGGCGGCATGA
- a CDS encoding P1 family peptidase, producing the protein MKQAHRQTPSGKTRARGAGVPFVGTPGEFNAITDVPGVEVGYQTLIRGHGPLVVGQGPVRTGVTAIFPRGYANPEGAAYAGFFNMSGNGEMSGAAFIEERGRFDGPITITNTHSCGLTRDVTAKWLYSRHNSAEKVDQPFYLPVSAETHDGPLNDINGHHVTEADVIAAFEDARGGWIEEGSVGGGTGMRCFEFKGGSGTASRVVNYAGRDYTVGAFVQSNFGKRHLLKIAGVPVGLELPIVDFSPPEFGSIIGVVATDAPMAPHHLRRIARRAAYGISATGGIASNESGDLFLAFSTANEAAVRQHEGLVTTEFVGEAAMSRFYEATIQAVEEAIMNSMFANETMTGINGFTVRALPIPEVQEIMKRYNRLVPVD; encoded by the coding sequence ATGAAGCAGGCACACCGACAGACGCCTTCGGGCAAAACGCGGGCGCGGGGAGCGGGCGTTCCGTTTGTCGGCACGCCGGGCGAATTCAATGCGATCACCGATGTGCCGGGCGTGGAAGTGGGTTACCAGACCCTGATCCGGGGCCATGGTCCGCTGGTCGTTGGCCAGGGCCCGGTGCGCACCGGTGTCACAGCCATTTTCCCGCGCGGCTACGCCAATCCGGAAGGCGCGGCCTATGCCGGTTTCTTCAACATGAGCGGCAATGGCGAAATGAGCGGCGCCGCCTTCATCGAGGAACGCGGCCGGTTTGATGGACCGATCACCATCACCAACACCCATTCCTGCGGCCTTACTCGCGATGTCACGGCAAAGTGGCTATATTCCAGGCACAACAGCGCGGAAAAAGTCGACCAGCCATTCTATCTCCCGGTTTCTGCCGAAACCCATGATGGCCCGCTCAACGATATCAATGGGCACCACGTCACCGAAGCAGACGTGATTGCCGCATTTGAAGATGCGCGCGGCGGCTGGATCGAGGAGGGCAGTGTCGGCGGCGGCACAGGCATGCGCTGCTTTGAGTTCAAGGGTGGATCGGGCACGGCATCGCGCGTGGTCAACTATGCCGGGCGCGATTATACCGTGGGCGCTTTCGTCCAGAGCAATTTCGGCAAGCGCCACTTGCTCAAGATCGCTGGTGTCCCGGTTGGCCTGGAACTGCCGATTGTCGATTTCTCGCCGCCGGAATTTGGCTCGATCATCGGGGTCGTTGCCACCGATGCGCCCATGGCGCCGCATCACCTGCGCCGCATTGCGCGCCGCGCGGCCTATGGCATTTCCGCGACTGGGGGGATCGCGTCCAACGAATCCGGCGATCTTTTTCTGGCCTTCTCGACCGCGAACGAAGCAGCCGTGCGGCAGCATGAAGGGCTGGTAACCACCGAATTCGTCGGCGAAGCGGCTATGAGCCGGTTCTATGAAGCAACGATCCAGGCGGTCGAGGAAGCGATCATGAACAGCATGTTCGCCAACGAGACGATGACCGGGATCAACGGCTTCACCGTCCGCGCCCTGCCCATTCCCGAAGTGCAGGAAATCATGAAACGCTACAATCGGCTCGTCCCGGTCGATTGA
- a CDS encoding serine hydrolase domain-containing protein has protein sequence MADAFADILRAEIPGAMDQFNVPGCAVALIRDFQLADVLCFGTADRLANEAVTPRTRFSLQSISKSIAAWMVLKLVEEGRIDLDRPIGDYLRRWTLPPSAQFDLALVTPRRLLSHHGGVTVAGFRGVALDQTGFTLIDAMQGKLPPPTPQQEQHYAYWNLPRDDAVVTVTHEPGSGWNYSNAGFGLLELAIEDITGEDFGTIVERAIFAPLGMTNSCYGRRDGLPYAAPHDRQGEPTPDYRWLCGAAGGAYASIEDLATFARAGMYAPRTGPGAGVLTPASVQTMHTAHGDADDIGELKAGAGLGHILLDFGGLKNVHHSGGSIGWRSIYSIYPQLGSGICMLMNAEGANELWQPLVFRWAAEQRAAA, from the coding sequence ATGGCTGACGCATTTGCCGACATATTGCGGGCTGAAATTCCCGGCGCAATGGACCAATTCAACGTCCCCGGTTGCGCAGTCGCCCTGATCCGCGACTTTCAGCTTGCCGATGTGCTGTGCTTTGGCACTGCGGACCGCCTGGCCAATGAGGCGGTGACGCCCAGGACCCGTTTCAGCCTGCAGTCGATTTCGAAATCCATAGCCGCCTGGATGGTCCTGAAGCTTGTCGAAGAGGGCCGTATCGACCTTGATCGGCCCATCGGCGACTATCTGCGCCGCTGGACCCTGCCGCCATCGGCGCAGTTCGATCTGGCGCTTGTCACCCCGCGCCGGTTGCTCAGCCACCATGGCGGAGTGACCGTGGCAGGCTTTCGCGGCGTTGCATTGGACCAAACCGGCTTTACCCTGATCGATGCAATGCAGGGCAAGCTGCCTCCGCCCACTCCGCAGCAAGAGCAGCACTATGCCTATTGGAACCTGCCGCGCGACGATGCTGTCGTGACCGTGACGCACGAACCTGGCTCAGGCTGGAATTACTCCAACGCCGGTTTCGGCCTGCTGGAACTGGCGATCGAGGATATTACCGGTGAAGATTTTGGCACGATTGTCGAGCGGGCTATCTTTGCGCCGCTGGGCATGACCAATTCCTGCTATGGCCGCCGCGATGGGCTGCCCTATGCCGCGCCGCATGACCGGCAGGGAGAGCCTACCCCGGACTATCGCTGGCTGTGCGGGGCTGCGGGCGGGGCCTATGCCTCGATCGAGGATCTTGCCACCTTTGCCCGGGCGGGAATGTATGCTCCGCGCACCGGTCCGGGCGCAGGGGTTCTGACCCCGGCTTCCGTCCAGACGATGCATACCGCGCATGGCGATGCCGATGATATCGGCGAGTTAAAAGCTGGCGCCGGACTGGGCCACATTCTGCTCGATTTCGGCGGGCTGAAGAATGTTCATCATTCAGGTGGCTCGATTGGCTGGCGCAGCATCTATTCGATCTACCCTCAGCTCGGTTCGGGGATCTGCATGCTGATGAATGCCGAAGGCGCCAATGAGCTGTGGCAACCGCTGGTCTTCCGCTGGGCGGCAGAGCAGCGCGCCGCCGCTTAG
- the pepN gene encoding aminopeptidase N translates to MSKTVTRLADYQPYPHIIEAVQLDVALDPEVTIVQATMQVHLPETQEGAPDLVLDGKDLELRAISMDGRALRGDEYSATPDRLVIFAPPRSFALTTQVAIHPARNVSRKGLFFHAGVLATQCEAEGFRRITYFPDRPDVLTVYTVRLEADRDAFPMLLSNGEPGDQGAEGARHWVTWRDPHAKPSYIFAIMAGRFDALRDQYVTASGQPVDIAILAEPGERERCRFAMDSLKSAFAWEEQVFGLEYDLPIYNVVALPGYSGAMENKGLNLFGADGVIADPAITTDEEFTLIKRIIAHEYFHNWTGNRVTCRDWFQLSLKEGLTRLRDQLFMEDELEAGTFRIETVKALRRNQFPEDDGPAAHPVQPAEFVEIENFYTTTIYEKGAETLRMLRTMVGPDRFIAAIKAYLRRFDGQAATIDDLFDLIESECGKDLTQFRKWLHQTGRPTVTVTRTYDPVLRRATITLAQTVPDKPGPGGPLHIPIRIALLNPAGGQMGDEHLVELTDWSQTLVFEDVPCAPVPSLLRGFTAPVTLECDLADEDLVQLALHDPDPFVGWNSVQQLFTRTIRALSHLPASEMVANVPQRLIALVADLLRNNAVSAPGLTAQKLSLPDEPALSEGLDRIRLDEHLAAREAVKRAIGMALGDLLGSVYRALDGLDPADRSPRTISQRNLSSVLLDLLLATGSDHAAELCLAQVRNGPSITEQFDALCLISHHDHPQRRAAFDGFLEQYKDQPLVVDKWFKAYALSRAPRVIDEIIDLEGHPAFEIQNVSRAVAFYGSLFRQNRATFHDLSGKGYRFLADRLLMMDKMGRGHPAYFMAQLDQWRRFDDRRKALMHAELVRIAEDPDISPTLREVVSRTLA, encoded by the coding sequence ATGAGCAAGACGGTTACCCGGCTGGCCGATTATCAACCCTATCCGCATATAATCGAAGCGGTGCAACTGGACGTTGCGCTCGATCCGGAAGTGACAATCGTGCAGGCCACCATGCAGGTGCACCTGCCCGAAACCCAAGAGGGCGCGCCCGATCTTGTTCTGGACGGCAAGGACCTTGAGCTACGCGCGATCAGCATGGATGGCCGCGCGCTGCGCGGTGATGAATATTCCGCTACGCCGGACCGGCTTGTGATCTTCGCTCCGCCGCGCAGCTTTGCGCTGACCACGCAAGTCGCCATCCATCCGGCGCGCAATGTGTCGCGCAAGGGGTTGTTCTTCCATGCCGGGGTTCTGGCCACCCAGTGCGAAGCGGAAGGTTTCCGCCGTATCACCTATTTCCCGGACCGGCCCGACGTCCTGACCGTCTATACCGTGCGGCTTGAAGCCGACCGGGATGCATTCCCCATGCTGTTGTCGAATGGCGAGCCGGGCGATCAAGGAGCAGAGGGCGCGCGGCACTGGGTGACCTGGCGCGATCCCCATGCCAAGCCCAGCTATATCTTCGCGATCATGGCGGGGCGCTTTGACGCTTTGCGGGATCAATATGTCACGGCCAGCGGCCAGCCGGTCGACATTGCGATCCTGGCCGAACCGGGCGAGCGAGAACGCTGCCGGTTTGCCATGGACAGCCTCAAATCCGCCTTTGCCTGGGAAGAACAGGTTTTCGGCCTTGAGTATGATCTGCCGATCTACAACGTCGTTGCCTTGCCCGGCTATTCCGGTGCGATGGAGAACAAGGGGCTGAATCTGTTCGGCGCCGATGGGGTGATTGCCGATCCCGCGATTACCACCGACGAGGAGTTTACCCTGATCAAGCGCATCATTGCGCACGAATATTTCCACAACTGGACTGGCAATCGCGTTACCTGCCGCGATTGGTTCCAGCTGAGCCTGAAGGAAGGGCTGACCCGGCTGCGCGACCAGTTGTTCATGGAAGATGAACTGGAGGCGGGCACATTCCGGATCGAAACGGTCAAGGCCCTGCGGCGCAACCAGTTTCCCGAAGACGATGGACCGGCGGCGCATCCGGTCCAGCCGGCGGAATTTGTCGAGATCGAGAATTTCTACACCACGACGATCTACGAAAAAGGCGCCGAAACGCTTCGTATGCTGCGCACCATGGTCGGGCCGGATCGCTTCATTGCGGCGATCAAGGCCTATCTGCGCCGGTTCGACGGGCAGGCAGCCACGATTGATGATCTGTTCGACCTTATCGAAAGCGAATGCGGCAAGGACCTGACGCAGTTCCGCAAGTGGTTGCACCAGACTGGCAGGCCGACCGTAACCGTTACCCGCACTTACGATCCGGTCCTGCGGCGGGCCACGATTACCCTTGCTCAAACGGTGCCGGACAAGCCTGGCCCGGGCGGACCGCTGCACATCCCGATCCGTATCGCCTTGCTCAACCCTGCTGGGGGGCAGATGGGCGATGAACACCTGGTTGAGCTGACCGACTGGTCGCAGACCCTGGTGTTCGAGGATGTGCCCTGTGCGCCTGTCCCCTCGCTGCTGCGCGGGTTTACCGCTCCGGTCACTCTGGAATGCGATCTGGCGGATGAGGATCTGGTGCAGCTTGCCTTGCATGATCCCGATCCGTTTGTCGGCTGGAACAGCGTGCAGCAATTGTTCACCCGCACGATCCGGGCGCTCAGCCATTTGCCCGCCAGCGAGATGGTGGCCAACGTTCCGCAAAGGCTGATCGCGCTGGTCGCCGATCTGCTCCGCAACAATGCCGTATCTGCGCCGGGCCTGACCGCCCAGAAGCTGTCCCTGCCCGATGAGCCGGCTTTGAGCGAAGGCCTCGACCGGATCCGGCTGGACGAGCATCTTGCCGCCCGCGAGGCCGTGAAGCGCGCAATCGGTATGGCGCTTGGCGACCTGCTTGGTTCTGTCTACCGCGCGCTGGATGGCCTTGATCCGGCCGATCGGAGCCCGCGAACGATTTCCCAGCGCAACCTGAGTTCGGTTCTGCTCGATCTGCTTCTGGCGACGGGTAGTGACCACGCTGCGGAGCTTTGCCTTGCGCAGGTGCGGAACGGGCCGTCGATTACCGAGCAGTTCGACGCCTTGTGTCTGATCAGTCATCATGATCATCCGCAGCGCCGCGCGGCGTTCGACGGGTTTCTCGAACAGTACAAGGACCAGCCGCTGGTGGTCGACAAGTGGTTCAAGGCTTATGCCCTGTCCCGCGCGCCACGGGTGATTGACGAGATCATCGATCTGGAAGGCCATCCGGCTTTCGAAATCCAGAACGTCTCGCGTGCCGTGGCCTTTTACGGCAGCCTGTTCCGGCAGAACCGCGCCACGTTCCATGACCTGTCGGGCAAGGGGTATCGGTTCCTGGCAGACCGTTTGCTGATGATGGACAAGATGGGCCGGGGCCATCCGGCCTACTTCATGGCTCAGCTGGATCAGTGGCGGCGGTTCGATGATCGGCGCAAGGCGCTGATGCACGCCGAGCTGGTCCGGATCGCAGAAGACCCGGACATCTCGCCCACGCTGCGCGAAGTCGTCTCGCGCACGCTCGCCTGA
- a CDS encoding serine hydrolase domain-containing protein: protein MTAVESEMHKFAAGLLPVNPVAGEEVSWTVEERLAHYNCPGVAVCVIRDGDIVDAAGFGAITHGGAPVGAETVFAGASISKPLTAVLALQLVDQGRVDLDRPINDYLRSWQVPESEFTRQVPVTLRHLLSHRAGTTVHGFGAYPHDRAAPTLLDVLNGREPSPTPRVEVNKLPGESVRYSGGGTQVVQLLLEEMTGTDFASLAQERIFAPLGMNRTTFSQPLPDALRPLAALGHHADGRVVNGQYTFTPQLAAGGVYTTAPDYARFMIECRNAWLGRGNVLLGQQIARQMMENQAGGQFGLGWEVFGKGAAARFGHGGSNEGYQCNTTCNLEQGWGGVVLTNSLSGLILYYEVLNGMARAFDWQGYLRAPRRIKPIIGDEMQRYVGRYRIVSGIDAPHIDIWVEDGQLHSHIQGLILPPRPIYMDEGGRFFSQQVPGETVVEYDGEGRAMTLIAYAGEDIELLRAERIMDAVQ, encoded by the coding sequence ATGACTGCCGTGGAATCGGAAATGCACAAGTTCGCGGCCGGCCTGTTGCCGGTCAATCCGGTCGCCGGAGAAGAGGTGAGCTGGACCGTCGAGGAACGGTTGGCGCATTACAATTGTCCGGGTGTTGCAGTTTGCGTCATCCGCGATGGCGATATCGTCGATGCGGCGGGCTTTGGCGCGATTACCCATGGCGGCGCGCCGGTCGGTGCCGAAACTGTGTTTGCCGGAGCATCGATCAGCAAGCCATTGACTGCGGTTCTCGCCCTGCAACTGGTCGATCAGGGCCGGGTCGATCTGGATCGTCCGATCAACGATTACCTGCGCAGCTGGCAGGTGCCGGAAAGCGAATTCACGCGCCAGGTCCCGGTAACCCTGCGCCATCTGCTCAGCCACCGCGCGGGTACCACGGTGCATGGCTTTGGGGCTTATCCGCATGACCGGGCTGCCCCCACGTTGCTTGACGTGCTGAACGGCCGCGAACCTTCGCCAACGCCGCGGGTCGAGGTCAACAAGCTGCCCGGCGAATCCGTGCGCTATTCCGGCGGCGGCACGCAGGTCGTGCAACTGTTGCTGGAGGAAATGACGGGAACGGACTTTGCATCTCTGGCGCAGGAAAGGATCTTTGCCCCACTGGGGATGAACCGCACCACCTTTTCCCAGCCGCTGCCGGACGCGCTGCGCCCTCTGGCGGCATTGGGACATCATGCCGATGGCCGCGTGGTCAACGGGCAATATACGTTCACGCCGCAACTGGCGGCAGGCGGGGTCTATACCACCGCGCCCGACTATGCCCGCTTCATGATCGAGTGCCGCAACGCGTGGCTGGGGCGCGGCAATGTTCTGCTGGGCCAGCAGATCGCGCGGCAGATGATGGAGAACCAGGCAGGCGGTCAGTTCGGACTGGGCTGGGAAGTTTTCGGCAAGGGCGCGGCTGCCCGCTTTGGTCACGGCGGATCGAACGAAGGGTATCAGTGCAATACCACCTGCAACCTTGAGCAAGGCTGGGGCGGCGTCGTGCTGACCAACAGCCTGAGCGGCCTGATCCTCTATTACGAAGTACTCAACGGGATGGCGCGCGCCTTTGACTGGCAGGGCTACCTGCGCGCGCCGCGCCGGATCAAGCCGATTATCGGGGATGAGATGCAGCGCTATGTCGGGCGTTACCGGATCGTATCCGGCATCGATGCCCCGCATATCGATATCTGGGTAGAGGACGGCCAATTGCACAGCCACATTCAGGGCCTGATCCTGCCTCCGCGTCCGATTTACATGGATGAAGGCGGGCGCTTCTTCTCGCAGCAAGTGCCCGGCGAAACGGTGGTGGAGTATGACGGAGAAGGCCGCGCGATGACTCTGATCGCCTATGCCGGAGAGGATATCGAACTGCTGCGCGCCGAACGCATCATGGATGCTGTGCAATGA
- a CDS encoding AMP-binding protein: MKQDNMPGPIHMFTGQDLPHLLEARAQDRADHPFLIYSPPKGPAQSWTYHGFRDAVAAFAGGLAEHGVKRGDFVVIHMDNCIEFLLAWHACSRLGAVAVTTNTRSSQDELAYFIDHCGARHAITQPCFAELVSTASPRLEWLCVTETDCGLAPDAPRPAGSLPFEKLAAGDAARAPLRPADPMLPNSVQYTSGTTSRPKGVVWTHANALWGARLGALSSQVGPDDIGHTCLPLYHTNALSYSHLATLWAGATLVFQMRFSASRYWPCVTEHNCTWGVQIPFMLKALMALPVPPNRIQRWGLGGIDPPPVLQKFGIPCIGWFGMTETVSLPLISTWNMPGRIGSMGQVGPGYEIEVRREDGSHVSAGESGMLWIKGKRGLSLFQEYLNNPEATAEAFDENGWFKTGDRVTPHADGSVVFDGRDRDMLRVGAENVAESEIERVLMGTGLVVEVAVVGKPHPMLDEVPVAFVIPMQPGTDPVEQLLAACQAKLASFKVPDEIFVVDDLPRVTLGKIDKKQLRSRMAERQ; this comes from the coding sequence ATGAAACAGGACAACATGCCAGGGCCAATCCATATGTTCACCGGACAGGACCTGCCCCACCTGCTTGAGGCCCGCGCACAGGATCGCGCGGACCACCCCTTCCTGATCTATTCTCCGCCCAAGGGCCCTGCGCAATCCTGGACCTATCACGGCTTTCGCGATGCGGTTGCCGCATTCGCCGGCGGACTGGCGGAACATGGCGTCAAACGGGGCGATTTCGTGGTCATCCACATGGACAACTGCATCGAATTCCTGCTGGCATGGCACGCCTGCTCGCGCCTAGGCGCAGTGGCGGTGACCACCAATACCCGTTCTTCGCAAGATGAACTGGCCTATTTCATTGATCATTGCGGCGCCCGCCATGCAATCACCCAGCCATGCTTTGCCGAGTTGGTCAGCACTGCCTCTCCGCGCCTGGAATGGCTGTGCGTAACCGAAACCGACTGCGGCTTGGCCCCGGATGCTCCGCGCCCGGCGGGAAGCTTGCCGTTCGAGAAACTCGCCGCTGGCGATGCCGCCCGCGCGCCGCTGCGCCCAGCCGATCCGATGCTGCCCAACAGCGTGCAATATACATCGGGAACGACATCGCGGCCCAAGGGGGTGGTCTGGACCCATGCCAATGCCCTGTGGGGCGCACGCCTGGGGGCCTTGTCCAGCCAGGTTGGCCCGGACGACATCGGCCATACCTGCCTGCCGCTCTATCACACCAATGCCCTGTCCTATTCGCACCTTGCGACCTTGTGGGCGGGGGCAACGCTGGTGTTCCAGATGCGTTTCTCGGCCAGCCGGTACTGGCCCTGCGTGACAGAGCACAACTGCACCTGGGGGGTGCAAATCCCCTTCATGCTGAAAGCGCTGATGGCGCTGCCGGTGCCGCCCAACAGGATCCAGCGCTGGGGCCTTGGCGGGATCGATCCGCCCCCTGTGCTGCAAAAATTCGGCATCCCCTGCATCGGCTGGTTCGGAATGACCGAGACCGTATCGCTGCCGCTGATTTCAACCTGGAACATGCCAGGCCGGATCGGCTCGATGGGGCAGGTCGGCCCTGGTTACGAAATCGAAGTGCGGCGCGAGGACGGTTCGCATGTGAGCGCGGGCGAAAGCGGGATGCTCTGGATCAAGGGGAAGCGCGGGCTTTCGTTGTTCCAGGAATATCTCAACAATCCGGAAGCCACTGCCGAAGCCTTTGACGAGAATGGCTGGTTCAAGACCGGCGACCGCGTTACCCCGCACGCCGATGGCAGCGTGGTCTTCGACGGACGTGACCGCGACATGCTGCGGGTCGGTGCCGAAAATGTGGCCGAGTCCGAAATCGAACGGGTCCTGATGGGCACCGGGCTGGTGGTGGAAGTGGCCGTTGTGGGCAAGCCCCATCCGATGCTGGACGAAGTGCCGGTGGCCTTTGTCATCCCGATGCAGCCGGGCACCGATCCGGTGGAACAATTGCTGGCAGCCTGCCAGGCAAAGCTCGCCTCGTTCAAGGTTCCCGACGAAATCTTCGTGGTCGATGATCTGCCGCGCGTAACCCTGGGCAAGATCGACAAGAAGCAATTGCGCAGCCGCATGGCAGAGCGCCAGTAA
- a CDS encoding DUF1330 domain-containing protein: protein MMAKGYIIARVSVTDPDAYAIYAGLARGAMERYGARILARGGRYTGLEGGARPRNVILEFDSYDTAMEYWHSEEYQSARAHRLNAAEIELCVVEGVD from the coding sequence ATGATGGCGAAGGGCTATATCATTGCGCGGGTCAGCGTGACCGATCCGGATGCCTACGCCATCTATGCAGGGTTGGCACGGGGCGCGATGGAACGATACGGTGCGCGAATTCTGGCGCGCGGCGGGCGCTACACCGGACTGGAGGGTGGTGCCCGCCCGCGCAATGTCATCCTGGAATTCGACAGTTACGACACGGCTATGGAATACTGGCATTCCGAAGAATACCAGTCCGCCCGTGCCCACCGGTTGAACGCGGCAGAAATCGAGCTGTGCGTGGTCGAAGGGGTCGACTAG
- a CDS encoding pyridoxal phosphate-dependent aminotransferase, with product MNDLRDRASGQPDYNGRWPVAARPVVADLPPSKIREIANAGFGRTDLLRFWFGESNRPTPDYIKQAAMAGIANDEVFYTHNNGREDLRAALASYLTQLHRQPFSLERTSITSSGVSALMIALQALIDPGDRVVIVTPIWPNIAQIPVALGAQVERVAVDGSSGQWRLDLDRLLAAITPDTKVLIINSPANPTGWIIPAEQQRAILDHCRRLGVWILADDVYERLMLGAEAGPAPSFLALADPQDRLIGANSFSKAWLMTGWRLGWLVAPAELADDLAKVIEFNTSCVPGFIQSAGIAALTQGEPHIRALQAELTANRDQVIAALTAMEGIAAPLPQGGMYAFFRIHGQPDSVALAKRLVHEAGLGLAPGAAFGPEGEGWLRWCFAAGGEGLNEGLARLADWVGNNRTKGTG from the coding sequence ATGAATGACTTGCGCGATAGGGCGTCCGGGCAACCGGATTATAATGGCAGGTGGCCGGTTGCCGCCCGGCCCGTGGTGGCTGACCTGCCGCCGTCGAAGATCCGCGAGATTGCCAATGCCGGGTTCGGCCGAACCGACCTGCTGCGTTTCTGGTTCGGCGAAAGCAACCGCCCGACGCCGGATTATATCAAGCAGGCCGCGATGGCGGGCATTGCCAATGACGAGGTTTTCTACACGCACAACAATGGCCGCGAAGACCTGCGGGCGGCGCTGGCCAGCTATCTGACGCAGCTGCATCGCCAGCCGTTTTCGCTGGAGCGGACCTCGATCACAAGCTCGGGCGTATCTGCGCTGATGATTGCGCTGCAGGCCCTGATCGATCCGGGCGACCGGGTGGTGATCGTGACTCCGATCTGGCCAAACATCGCGCAAATTCCGGTTGCCTTGGGTGCGCAGGTTGAGCGCGTGGCCGTGGATGGTTCGTCAGGGCAATGGCGGCTTGATCTCGATCGGTTGCTGGCAGCGATCACGCCCGACACGAAAGTGCTGATCATCAATTCTCCGGCCAATCCGACCGGCTGGATCATCCCGGCAGAGCAGCAACGCGCGATCCTGGATCACTGTCGCCGCCTGGGCGTGTGGATCCTGGCCGACGACGTTTACGAGCGGCTGATGCTGGGGGCAGAAGCCGGGCCTGCGCCGTCGTTTCTGGCCCTTGCCGACCCGCAGGACCGCCTGATCGGGGCCAACAGCTTTTCCAAGGCCTGGTTGATGACCGGCTGGCGCCTTGGCTGGCTGGTCGCTCCGGCCGAACTGGCGGACGATCTGGCCAAGGTGATTGAATTCAATACTTCGTGCGTGCCGGGCTTCATCCAGTCTGCCGGGATCGCCGCGCTGACCCAGGGGGAACCGCACATCCGTGCCCTGCAGGCGGAACTTACCGCCAATCGCGATCAGGTGATTGCGGCGCTCACCGCGATGGAGGGGATCGCCGCGCCCTTGCCGCAGGGCGGGATGTACGCGTTCTTCAGGATTCACGGACAGCCGGATTCCGTCGCCCTGGCCAAGCGGCTCGTCCACGAGGCCGGATTGGGCCTGGCGCCCGGTGCGGCATTCGGTCCGGAAGGGGAAGGCTGGCTGCGCTGGTGCTTCGCCGCGGGTGGAGAAGGATTGAACGAGGGCCTGGCGCGGCTTGCGGACTGGGTGGGCAACAATCGGACAAAAGGGACCGGATGA